One Candidatus Eisenbacteria bacterium genomic window carries:
- a CDS encoding SURF1 family protein: protein MASASRALPIVAAALVVASGCVWLGVWQLSRWSEKSIARAALQRSLAGAALSLGDSLPPDRALQGRVVELLGEFDGDWHVILTGRLRNEVPGVRLLTPFRVGSREILVDRGWIPTEDAASADPGEYAEPGLRRLRGFADSAPRHRALPLRRLERTDAMQVWQARQLDLDSIAAHRGTSMSRLLLTESADSLIPLPARDGPPLPDPGIHMSYAIQWFAFAAIVLTGSFFLAGLPRRAR, encoded by the coding sequence GTGGCGAGCGCGTCCCGGGCGCTTCCGATCGTCGCCGCCGCGCTCGTCGTCGCCTCCGGTTGCGTGTGGCTCGGGGTCTGGCAGCTGTCACGCTGGAGCGAGAAGTCGATCGCGCGCGCCGCGCTTCAGCGCTCACTCGCAGGCGCGGCGCTGTCGCTGGGTGATTCGCTGCCACCCGATCGCGCGCTCCAGGGTCGAGTGGTGGAGCTGCTCGGCGAGTTCGACGGCGACTGGCACGTCATTCTGACCGGGCGACTGCGAAACGAGGTGCCGGGCGTGCGGCTGCTGACCCCGTTTCGCGTCGGCAGCCGCGAGATCCTCGTCGATCGCGGCTGGATCCCGACCGAGGACGCGGCGAGCGCCGACCCGGGGGAATACGCGGAGCCGGGATTGCGTCGGTTGCGTGGCTTCGCGGATTCGGCACCGCGCCACCGGGCGCTGCCGCTGCGTCGCCTCGAGCGCACCGACGCGATGCAGGTGTGGCAGGCGCGACAGCTCGACCTCGATTCGATCGCCGCGCATCGCGGCACTTCGATGTCCCGCCTGCTCCTGACCGAGTCGGCGGATTCGCTGATTCCACTGCCCGCGCGCGACGGCCCACCCCTTCCGGATCCGGGCATTCACATGAGCTATGCCATTCAGTGGTTCGCCTTCGCCGCGATCGTCCTGACCGGCTCGTTCTTTCTCGCCGGCCTGCCGCGGCGTGCTCGATGA
- a CDS encoding CDGSH iron-sulfur domain-containing protein, protein MPTTRVTVMNNGSLRIEGDFEIADQDGQVYGLAGRTRVSLCRCGQSADKPFCDGAHKRCGFESVPIVRDLPPPAPKPAV, encoded by the coding sequence ATGCCGACCACTCGTGTCACCGTGATGAACAACGGCTCGCTCCGCATCGAAGGGGACTTCGAAATCGCCGATCAGGACGGGCAGGTCTACGGTCTCGCCGGCCGTACCCGGGTGTCGCTGTGCCGTTGCGGCCAGTCGGCCGACAAGCCGTTCTGCGATGGTGCCCACAAGCGGTGCGGCTTCGAGTCGGTTCCGATCGTTCGCGACCTGCCGCCTCCGGCACCCAAGCCGGCCGTCTGA